In Streptomyces sclerotialus, one genomic interval encodes:
- a CDS encoding winged helix-turn-helix transcriptional regulator, with the protein MTAQRGIHPSTDQASRHDIYALLCPGRAVYELLANKWTGLAVTALEDGPRRFGELRRKLEGVSPKVLTQTLRRLEAHGLVSRTVHAEVPPRVEYELTELGRGALEPLAHLRRWVRANTGSFAVEPPVPGA; encoded by the coding sequence ATGACTGCACAGCGAGGGATTCACCCGAGTACGGACCAGGCTTCGCGGCACGACATCTACGCGCTGCTCTGCCCCGGCCGGGCCGTCTACGAACTGCTCGCCAACAAGTGGACGGGGCTGGCGGTCACCGCGCTGGAGGACGGCCCGCGCCGCTTCGGTGAGCTGCGCCGCAAGCTGGAGGGCGTGAGCCCGAAGGTGCTCACCCAGACGCTGCGCCGGCTGGAGGCCCACGGCCTGGTCAGCCGGACCGTCCACGCGGAGGTCCCGCCCCGCGTGGAGTACGAGCTCACCGAGCTGGGCCGCGGCGCGCTGGAACCGCTGGCCCATCTGCGGAGGTGGGTACGCGCCAACACCGGCAGCTTCGCTGTGGAGCCGCCGGTGCCGGGCGCGTGA
- a CDS encoding GTP-binding protein encodes MHHTPPEGRLPVTVLSGFLGAGKTTLLNHVLGNREGLRVAVIVNDMSEINIDASLVRDGAALSRTEERLVEMTNGCICCTLRDDLLEEVERLARAGRFDHLLIESSGISEPMPVAATFAFARDDGASLTDIARLDTMVTVVDAVNFDDELGRGDDLVERGLAPVEDDERTVSDLLVDQVEFADVILLNKTDLVSSEEADRLEATLRRLNPAARVLRTVRGDIPVAEIVGTGLFDLARAEQAPGWVAELNGDHVPETEEYGISSVVLRDPRPFHPGRLWDLITGPLDAGTYGTVLRSKGFFTLATRPDVTGLWSQAGAVARFEPTGVHDHDHGHDQEHGHGHPDEHGAGDRTAVQGQELVFIGTGLRADALREALADALLTAGELADGPAAWAAYDDPFPAWDLTVQVA; translated from the coding sequence ATGCACCACACGCCGCCCGAAGGCCGGCTGCCGGTCACCGTGCTCTCCGGTTTCCTCGGCGCCGGCAAGACCACCCTCCTCAACCACGTGCTCGGCAACCGCGAAGGACTGCGCGTCGCGGTCATCGTCAACGACATGAGCGAGATCAACATCGATGCCTCGCTCGTACGGGACGGCGCCGCGCTCTCCCGCACCGAGGAGCGGCTGGTCGAGATGACCAACGGCTGCATCTGCTGCACGCTCCGCGACGACCTGCTCGAAGAGGTCGAACGGCTGGCCCGGGCCGGCCGCTTCGACCACCTGCTCATCGAGTCCAGCGGCATCTCCGAGCCGATGCCGGTCGCCGCCACCTTCGCCTTCGCCCGCGACGACGGCGCCTCCCTCACCGACATCGCCCGCCTGGACACGATGGTCACCGTCGTGGACGCGGTGAACTTCGACGACGAACTCGGCCGCGGTGACGATCTCGTCGAGCGCGGCCTGGCACCGGTCGAGGACGACGAGCGGACCGTCAGCGACCTGCTCGTCGACCAGGTCGAGTTCGCCGACGTGATCCTGCTCAACAAGACCGACCTGGTGTCGAGCGAGGAGGCGGACCGGCTGGAGGCCACGCTGCGGCGGCTCAACCCGGCGGCACGCGTGCTGCGCACCGTACGCGGCGACATCCCGGTCGCCGAGATCGTCGGCACCGGGCTCTTCGACCTGGCCAGGGCCGAGCAGGCGCCGGGCTGGGTGGCCGAACTCAACGGCGACCATGTGCCGGAGACGGAGGAGTACGGCATCTCGTCCGTGGTGCTGCGCGACCCGCGGCCCTTCCACCCCGGGCGGCTGTGGGACCTGATCACCGGACCGCTCGACGCCGGCACGTACGGCACCGTCCTGCGGTCCAAGGGTTTCTTCACGCTCGCCACCCGGCCCGACGTCACCGGGCTGTGGTCCCAGGCGGGCGCGGTGGCCCGGTTCGAACCGACGGGCGTCCACGACCACGACCACGGGCACGACCAGGAACACGGCCACGGCCACCCCGACGAGCACGGAGCCGGTGACCGGACCGCCGTACAGGGCCAGGAACTGGTCTTCATCGGCACCGGCCTGCGGGCCGACGCACTGCGCGAGGCGCTGGCCGACGCCCTGCTCACCGCCGGTGAACTGGCCGACGGCCCGGCGGCCTGGGCCGCGTACGACGACCCTTTCCCCGCCTGGGACCTCACCGTCCAGGTGGCCTAG
- a CDS encoding sensor histidine kinase produces the protein MTAQTPARPQPARSPLAAALYALLAGLVVTGAAVLWAALAGPAWLAWGSGAVAVVLSVLTALAVYAFRTAARHRARLADMEAAADRLADETLPALVARLRDGASVDTALGHTVMPEATAHRRIVETLATEVGRGERMRTAAMSACANAAGRVQALATSMLADLREMEHRHGEEVLGDLLKLDHSTAQAGRLADSIAVLTGARSGRRWTKPISMESILRGAMGRISAYRRVRLHSSSTAAVAGHAAEGVMHALAEIMDNATSFSPPTSTVHVYVEETQAGVVVSVEDSGLVMTETALRRAEAAVSAKTLDLMSLSGTRLGLAVVGCLAGKHGLTVSFRPSARGGTGVVVLIPQQLITQQPARTPAGRRADVREAPAEGLRAAHDRQDREVHERVVPELPAARERGTAPGSRTARAATDDHPTVPDRDAGTARDGGAARGPDDPHGRSASQDREAPDVPAPRGAGTPPATEYGPSGLPKRRRGQTLAGAPIPQAPQATGRTRSRSHEESAARLRSFRRAVQGEAPHARPTTPEEAPKDDPR, from the coding sequence ATGACAGCTCAGACACCTGCCCGCCCGCAGCCGGCGCGCTCGCCCCTGGCGGCGGCGCTGTACGCGCTCCTCGCCGGCCTCGTCGTGACCGGCGCCGCGGTCCTGTGGGCGGCGCTCGCCGGGCCCGCCTGGCTGGCGTGGGGCAGCGGCGCGGTCGCGGTGGTGCTGAGCGTGCTGACGGCCCTCGCGGTGTACGCCTTCCGCACCGCCGCCCGGCACCGCGCCCGGCTCGCGGACATGGAGGCCGCGGCGGACCGGCTCGCGGACGAGACGCTGCCCGCGCTGGTGGCCCGGCTGCGCGACGGCGCCTCGGTGGACACCGCGCTCGGCCACACCGTGATGCCGGAGGCCACGGCGCACCGCCGCATCGTGGAGACGCTGGCCACCGAGGTCGGCCGCGGTGAGCGGATGCGCACCGCGGCGATGTCCGCCTGCGCCAACGCCGCCGGCCGGGTCCAGGCGCTGGCCACCAGCATGCTCGCCGACCTGCGCGAGATGGAGCACCGGCACGGTGAAGAGGTCCTCGGCGACCTGCTGAAGCTGGACCACAGCACCGCGCAGGCGGGCCGGCTCGCCGACAGCATCGCCGTACTGACCGGCGCCCGCTCCGGCCGCCGCTGGACCAAACCGATCTCCATGGAGAGCATCCTGCGCGGCGCCATGGGCCGGATCAGCGCGTACCGCCGGGTGCGGCTGCACAGCAGCAGCACGGCGGCGGTCGCCGGGCACGCGGCCGAGGGCGTGATGCACGCACTCGCCGAGATCATGGACAACGCCACGTCCTTCTCGCCGCCCACCTCGACGGTGCACGTGTACGTCGAGGAGACCCAGGCCGGCGTCGTGGTCAGCGTCGAGGACAGCGGACTGGTCATGACCGAGACGGCGCTGCGCCGCGCCGAGGCGGCGGTGTCCGCGAAGACGCTGGACCTGATGTCGCTGTCCGGCACCCGGCTCGGCCTCGCGGTCGTCGGCTGCCTGGCCGGCAAGCACGGCCTGACGGTCTCCTTCCGGCCCTCGGCACGCGGCGGTACGGGCGTCGTCGTACTGATCCCGCAGCAGCTGATCACCCAGCAGCCGGCGCGCACGCCGGCCGGCCGCCGGGCCGACGTCCGCGAAGCACCCGCCGAGGGCCTGCGCGCGGCGCACGACCGGCAGGACCGCGAGGTGCACGAGCGCGTCGTGCCCGAACTGCCCGCCGCCCGCGAGCGCGGCACCGCCCCCGGTAGCCGTACCGCGCGGGCGGCCACCGACGACCACCCCACCGTCCCCGACCGGGACGCGGGCACCGCACGCGACGGGGGCGCGGCGCGGGGCCCGGACGACCCGCACGGCCGGAGCGCCTCCCAGGACCGGGAAGCGCCGGACGTGCCCGCGCCGCGCGGGGCCGGTACGCCGCCCGCGACGGAGTACGGACCGAGCGGGCTGCCCAAGCGGCGGCGCGGCCAGACCCTGGCCGGCGCGCCGATCCCGCAGGCCCCGCAGGCCACCGGACGCACCCGCAGCCGCTCCCACGAGGAGTCCGCGGCGCGCCTGCGCTCCTTCCGCCGGGCCGTGCAGGGCGAGGCCCCGCACGCGCGGCCCACCACCCCCGAAGAAGCCCCGAAGGACGATCCCCGATGA
- a CDS encoding roadblock/LC7 domain-containing protein produces MNTTDNRLDWMLENLLQKTPGARHALVLSRDGLKLCHSKELSVDQADQLAAIASGIQSLSHGASVEFGDGSGGVRQAMTEFHGGILFIVEAGHGAHLAVVAVEDADVGVIGFNMNELVEQIGEYLSAAPRDAGLPGRPA; encoded by the coding sequence ATGAACACGACCGACAACCGCCTGGACTGGATGCTGGAGAACCTCCTGCAGAAGACGCCGGGCGCCCGGCACGCGCTGGTGCTGTCCCGTGACGGCCTGAAGCTGTGCCACTCCAAGGAGCTCAGCGTCGACCAGGCCGACCAGCTGGCGGCCATCGCCTCCGGCATCCAGTCGCTGTCGCACGGCGCGTCCGTGGAGTTCGGTGACGGCAGCGGCGGGGTGCGGCAGGCGATGACCGAGTTCCATGGCGGCATCCTGTTCATCGTCGAGGCGGGGCACGGCGCGCACCTGGCCGTGGTCGCCGTCGAGGACGCCGACGTCGGTGTGATCGGCTTCAACATGAACGAACTGGTCGAGCAGATCGGCGAGTACCTCAGTGCCGCGCCCCGTGACGCGGGCCTACCGGGCCGGCCGGCATGA
- a CDS encoding DUF742 domain-containing protein: protein MSPLGPDDDPDRLYTVTGGRSRAAGSGFDLVTLIVAECEPAPGMQSEHVRILELARRPTAVVELSAALRLPVSVVRILLTDLLDTGRITARHPRAAARAELPEPDLLKEVLDALHRL from the coding sequence ATGAGCCCGCTGGGCCCGGACGACGACCCGGACCGCCTCTACACCGTCACCGGCGGCCGCAGCCGGGCCGCCGGGAGCGGCTTCGACCTGGTCACGCTGATCGTGGCGGAGTGCGAGCCGGCGCCCGGGATGCAGTCCGAGCACGTCCGCATCCTGGAGCTGGCCCGGCGCCCGACCGCGGTCGTCGAGCTGTCGGCGGCGCTGCGGCTGCCGGTGAGCGTCGTACGGATCCTGCTGACCGATCTGCTCGACACGGGCCGGATCACCGCCCGTCATCCGCGCGCGGCCGCCCGGGCCGAGCTGCCCGAACCCGACCTGCTGAAGGAGGTGCTCGATGCACTCCACCGCCTGTGA
- a CDS encoding GTP-binding protein, which translates to MHSTACDDAADAAVDESVRAPLHQSADNGLKIVIVGGFGVGKTTMVRSVSEIRPLNTEETMTQAGVGVDDPAGVEGKSTTTVAFDFGRITINERNVLYLFGAPGQERFWFLWDRLFAGTLGAVVLVDTRRLHDSWYAIDRLEAHGMPFVVAHNDFGGEHHTLEQIRDALDLSPGVPLISCDARDRESSKQVLISLVRHLYALAAQGPSA; encoded by the coding sequence ATGCACTCCACCGCCTGTGACGACGCGGCCGACGCCGCTGTGGACGAGAGCGTACGGGCCCCGCTGCACCAGTCCGCCGACAACGGCCTGAAGATCGTGATCGTCGGCGGCTTCGGCGTCGGCAAGACCACCATGGTCCGCTCGGTCAGCGAGATCCGTCCCCTCAACACCGAGGAGACGATGACCCAGGCGGGCGTCGGCGTGGACGATCCGGCCGGCGTCGAGGGCAAGTCGACGACCACCGTCGCCTTCGACTTCGGCCGCATCACGATCAACGAGCGCAACGTCCTGTACCTCTTCGGCGCCCCCGGCCAGGAACGCTTCTGGTTCCTGTGGGACCGGCTCTTCGCCGGGACACTGGGCGCCGTGGTGCTCGTCGACACCCGGCGGCTGCACGACTCCTGGTACGCGATCGACCGCCTGGAGGCCCACGGGATGCCGTTCGTCGTCGCCCACAACGACTTCGGCGGCGAGCACCACACCCTGGAGCAGATACGGGACGCGCTGGACCTCTCCCCCGGCGTGCCGCTGATCTCCTGCGACGCCCGTGACCGGGAGTCCAGCAAGCAGGTGCTGATCTCCCTCGTCCGCCACCTGTACGCGCTCGCCGCCCAGGGCCCCAGCGCATGA
- a CDS encoding cytochrome P450 produces MTEAPQTAGCPVSAGAVPLYGEGLSGDPGRLYREMRSRHGAVVPVLLDGGFPAWYVIGYRELHQVTSDPELFARDSRRWHAWDEVPDDWPLLPFVGYQPSVMFAEGPEHRRRAGAISDALLAIDQFELRQICERIADRLVDGFAGRGEADLMAEYALRLPLRVVVELYGAPTDEVPGLVRDIAESLDVHEGAIDAHRRVAERMGRLVTAKHGRPGPDVPSRLLAHPAGLTDEEVVIDLLVVMAAAQQPTANWIGNTLRLMLTDDRFAVSLTGGRRSVGQALNEVLWEDTPTQNFIGRWATRDTQLGGHRIKAGDMIVLGLAAANDDPLVRPDFTAAGADGNQAHMAFSHGEHACPYPAPQLAEVMARAAVEVLLDRLPDVVLAVPDKDLVWHPSLWMRGLTGLPVTFTPTYTPGPA; encoded by the coding sequence GTGACCGAAGCCCCGCAGACCGCCGGCTGCCCCGTATCCGCCGGGGCCGTACCGCTGTACGGCGAGGGGCTGAGCGGCGATCCGGGCCGGCTGTACCGGGAGATGCGCAGCCGGCACGGCGCGGTCGTGCCGGTCCTGCTGGACGGCGGCTTCCCCGCCTGGTACGTGATCGGCTACCGCGAGCTGCACCAGGTCACCTCCGACCCCGAGCTGTTCGCCCGCGACTCGCGCCGCTGGCACGCCTGGGACGAGGTACCGGACGACTGGCCGCTGCTGCCGTTCGTCGGGTACCAGCCGTCGGTGATGTTCGCCGAGGGGCCCGAGCACCGGCGGCGGGCCGGGGCGATCAGCGACGCGCTGCTGGCCATCGACCAGTTCGAGCTGCGGCAGATCTGCGAGCGCATCGCGGACCGGCTGGTCGACGGCTTCGCGGGGCGCGGTGAGGCGGACCTGATGGCCGAGTACGCGCTGCGGCTGCCGCTGCGCGTGGTCGTCGAGCTGTACGGCGCCCCCACCGACGAAGTGCCGGGCCTGGTACGGGACATCGCCGAGTCGCTGGACGTCCACGAGGGCGCGATCGACGCGCACCGGCGGGTCGCGGAGCGGATGGGCCGCCTGGTCACCGCCAAACACGGCCGGCCGGGCCCGGACGTGCCCTCCCGGCTGCTGGCCCATCCCGCGGGGCTGACGGACGAGGAGGTGGTCATCGACCTGCTGGTGGTGATGGCCGCGGCGCAGCAGCCCACCGCCAACTGGATCGGCAACACGCTGCGGCTGATGCTGACCGACGACCGCTTCGCGGTGAGCCTGACCGGCGGGCGGCGCAGCGTGGGACAGGCGCTGAACGAGGTGCTGTGGGAGGACACCCCCACGCAGAACTTCATCGGGCGCTGGGCGACCCGTGACACCCAGCTCGGCGGCCACCGCATCAAGGCCGGCGACATGATCGTCCTCGGCCTGGCGGCGGCCAACGACGACCCGCTGGTACGGCCGGACTTCACCGCGGCCGGCGCCGACGGCAACCAGGCGCACATGGCGTTCAGCCACGGCGAGCACGCCTGTCCGTACCCGGCGCCGCAGCTGGCCGAGGTGATGGCGCGGGCCGCGGTGGAGGTGCTGCTGGACCGGCTGCCGGACGTGGTGCTGGCGGTGCCGGACAAGGACCTGGTCTGGCACCCGTCGCTGTGGATGCGCGGGCTGACGGGCCTGCCGGTGACGTTCACGCCGACGTACACCCCGGGGCCCGCCTGA
- a CDS encoding cytochrome P450, with translation MADPYAAYRVMRDDFPLLHHEPTQSYIVSRYEDVERAFKDPAFTTDNYDWQLEPVHGRTILQMSGREHAVRRALVAPAFRGTPLQETFQPVIERNARELIDGFRDTGRADLVAEFATRFPVNVIVDMLGLDRADFDRFHRWYTAIIGFLGNLSQDPDVAAAGLRTQQEFAAYMLPIIRERRANPGDDLLSTLCTAEIDGTAMSDEDIKAFCSLLLAAGGETTDKAISSVMHNLLRHPEQLAAVRADRSLIERAFAETLRYTPPVHMIMRQPAEDVEIGGGKVPAGSTVTCLIGAAGRDERRYADPDTFDIFRDDLKSATAFSAAADHLAFALGRHFCVGALLAKAEVETGIGQLLDALPDAAIEDGFTPREQGVFTRGLDALPVRFTPVG, from the coding sequence ATGGCGGACCCGTACGCCGCGTACCGCGTCATGCGCGACGACTTCCCGCTGCTCCACCACGAGCCCACCCAGAGCTACATCGTCTCCCGGTACGAGGACGTCGAGCGGGCCTTCAAGGACCCGGCGTTCACCACCGACAACTACGACTGGCAGCTGGAGCCGGTGCACGGCCGGACCATCCTCCAGATGAGCGGCCGCGAGCACGCCGTACGCCGGGCGCTGGTGGCGCCCGCCTTCCGCGGCACCCCCCTCCAGGAGACCTTCCAGCCGGTCATCGAGCGCAACGCGCGCGAACTCATCGACGGCTTCCGCGACACGGGCCGGGCCGACCTCGTCGCGGAGTTCGCGACCCGCTTCCCGGTGAACGTCATCGTCGACATGCTCGGCCTGGACCGCGCCGACTTCGACCGCTTCCACCGCTGGTACACCGCGATCATCGGCTTCCTCGGCAACCTGAGCCAGGACCCGGACGTGGCCGCGGCCGGGCTGCGGACACAGCAGGAGTTCGCCGCGTACATGCTGCCGATCATCCGGGAGCGGCGCGCGAACCCCGGCGACGACCTGCTCTCCACGCTGTGCACCGCGGAGATCGACGGTACGGCGATGAGCGACGAGGACATCAAGGCGTTCTGCAGCCTGCTGCTGGCCGCGGGCGGGGAGACCACCGACAAGGCGATCTCGAGCGTCATGCACAACCTGCTGCGCCACCCGGAGCAGCTGGCCGCGGTGCGCGCCGACCGGTCGCTGATCGAGCGGGCCTTCGCCGAGACGCTGCGGTACACGCCCCCGGTACACATGATCATGCGGCAGCCGGCGGAGGACGTCGAGATCGGCGGCGGCAAGGTGCCCGCGGGATCCACCGTGACCTGCCTGATCGGTGCGGCCGGCCGGGACGAGCGGCGGTACGCGGACCCGGACACCTTCGACATCTTCCGCGATGACCTGAAGTCGGCGACGGCCTTCTCGGCCGCCGCCGACCACCTGGCCTTCGCGCTCGGCCGGCACTTCTGCGTCGGCGCGCTGCTGGCCAAGGCCGAGGTGGAGACCGGCATCGGGCAGCTGCTGGACGCGCTGCCGGACGCGGCGATCGAGGACGGGTTCACCCCGCGCGAGCAGGGTGTCTTCACCCGCGGCCTGGACGCCCTGCCGGTCCGGTTCACGCCGGTGGGCTGA
- a CDS encoding cation diffusion facilitator family transporter, whose protein sequence is MSGHAHAHGDHSGHSHSVAADADRRWLRAALILITSFMAIEVVIGFIARSLALISDAAHMLTDAASIVLALIAMRLAARPARGGYTYGLKRAEILSAQANGVTLLVLSAWLAYEAIHRLIEPPEVTGGLVLVTALAGVVVNLVATWCISKANRSSLNVEGAYQHVLTDLFGFIATAVAGAVVLTTGFARADAIASLFVVALMLKAGIALVRDSGRIFMEAAPAGVDPDALGDRLVAADQVVEVHDLHVWEITSGDPALSAHVLVEPGGDCHKVRRTLQELLAAEYGITHATLQVDHLGEHDGDELLRIGNHQHSGTADAAHCADTHGPVHRPGPHDH, encoded by the coding sequence ATGTCGGGGCACGCCCACGCGCACGGAGATCACTCAGGCCACTCGCACTCGGTGGCCGCGGACGCGGACCGCCGCTGGCTGCGCGCCGCACTGATCCTCATCACCTCGTTCATGGCCATCGAGGTCGTGATCGGGTTCATCGCCCGGTCGCTGGCACTGATCTCCGACGCCGCGCACATGCTCACCGACGCCGCCTCGATCGTGCTCGCGCTGATCGCGATGCGGCTGGCGGCCCGCCCCGCGCGCGGCGGCTACACGTACGGCCTCAAGCGCGCCGAGATCCTGTCCGCCCAGGCCAACGGCGTCACACTGCTGGTGCTGTCGGCCTGGCTGGCGTACGAGGCGATCCACCGGCTCATCGAACCGCCCGAGGTCACCGGCGGACTCGTACTCGTCACCGCGCTCGCCGGCGTCGTGGTGAACCTCGTCGCGACCTGGTGCATCTCCAAGGCCAACCGCTCCAGCCTGAACGTCGAGGGCGCCTACCAGCACGTCCTCACCGACCTCTTCGGCTTCATCGCCACGGCGGTGGCCGGTGCGGTCGTGCTGACCACCGGCTTCGCCCGGGCGGACGCCATCGCGTCGTTGTTCGTGGTCGCGCTGATGCTCAAGGCCGGCATCGCGCTGGTCCGCGACTCGGGCCGGATCTTCATGGAAGCCGCGCCCGCCGGCGTGGACCCGGACGCGCTGGGGGACCGGCTGGTCGCCGCCGACCAGGTCGTGGAGGTCCACGACCTGCACGTCTGGGAGATCACCTCCGGTGATCCCGCGCTCTCCGCGCACGTCCTGGTCGAGCCGGGCGGTGACTGCCACAAGGTCCGCCGCACCCTCCAGGAACTGCTCGCGGCCGAGTACGGCATCACGCACGCCACGCTCCAGGTCGACCATCTCGGCGAACACGACGGTGACGAGCTGCTGCGCATAGGGAACCACCAGCACTCCGGGACCGCCGACGCGGCCCACTGCGCCGACACGCACGGGCCCGTGCACCGGCCGGGGCCGCACGACCACTGA
- a CDS encoding NADP-dependent oxidoreductase, with translation MRAVAVSAFGAEPELMDLPQPEPGPGEVLVAMAVAGLNPVDWKIADGMLKDTVPHSFPLVLGADGAGEVVAVGPDVRRCTVGDQVFGQFQLVGRGGGSYADYAVAAEDAVAPAPRNVTYATSAAVPTAGTTAYNLVEETRVSEGKRVLVVGATGGVGTFVTQLAAQRGAEVIATARAGSAELMGQFGAAATVDHTQGPVADQVRTGYPDGVDVLIDLVSGPAAFADLTGAVRDGGTVVSTVGAADTDMLIEHNLRGFNFLNRPSPQLLSILADHLDAGRLTVLITSEVQLEDAPEALARSRTGRAQGKTVIGL, from the coding sequence ATGAGAGCCGTAGCAGTCAGTGCCTTCGGGGCCGAGCCCGAGCTGATGGACCTGCCGCAGCCCGAGCCGGGACCCGGCGAGGTGCTGGTCGCGATGGCGGTCGCGGGCCTGAACCCGGTGGACTGGAAGATCGCCGACGGCATGCTCAAGGACACCGTGCCGCACTCCTTCCCACTGGTGCTGGGGGCCGACGGCGCCGGCGAGGTGGTCGCGGTCGGCCCCGACGTGCGCCGCTGCACGGTCGGTGACCAGGTCTTCGGGCAGTTCCAGCTGGTGGGCAGGGGCGGCGGTTCGTACGCGGACTACGCCGTCGCCGCGGAGGACGCCGTCGCGCCCGCGCCGCGGAACGTCACGTACGCGACGTCGGCGGCGGTGCCGACGGCCGGGACGACCGCCTACAACCTCGTCGAGGAGACCCGGGTCTCGGAGGGCAAGCGGGTCCTGGTCGTGGGCGCGACCGGCGGCGTCGGCACCTTCGTCACCCAGCTCGCGGCGCAGCGCGGTGCCGAGGTCATTGCCACGGCGCGGGCGGGCAGCGCGGAGCTGATGGGGCAGTTCGGCGCGGCGGCCACGGTGGACCACACCCAGGGCCCGGTGGCCGACCAGGTGCGTACCGGGTACCCGGACGGCGTGGACGTCCTGATCGACCTGGTCAGCGGGCCGGCGGCGTTCGCGGACCTGACCGGTGCCGTACGGGACGGGGGCACGGTCGTGTCCACCGTCGGCGCGGCCGACACGGACATGCTCATCGAGCACAACCTGCGCGGCTTCAACTTCCTCAACCGCCCCTCGCCGCAGCTGCTGTCGATCCTCGCCGACCATCTCGACGCGGGCCGGCTCACCGTCCTGATCACCAGTGAGGTGCAGCTGGAGGACGCCCCGGAGGCCCTCGCCCGCAGCCGCACGGGCCGGGCGCAGGGCAAGACGGTCATCGGTCTCTGA
- the ligD gene encoding non-homologous end-joining DNA ligase, with protein MKGDKKDEETVRAGRRTVAITRPDKVLFPDDGITKLDVAEHYRAVAQRALPHLRGRPLMMERHPDGIGGRPLMQKNAPDHFPDWIRTSVQEKAGGKVTHVVCDDAATLVYLAGQASLTQHRWLSREDAPHDPDLLIFDLDPSEGAGFEDVRWAAARVCELWDEVGLPTRLMTTGSRGLHVIAPLDAKSDYDAVRDFAHRAAELLAGRHPDRLTTEQRKADRPTKGGRGRIYLDVQRNAYAQTAVAPYSVRAKPGAPVAMPLTRDELDDPGLTARRWTLRTTPERLEAADPWSGDGWRARSVSAAAKRLPAE; from the coding sequence ATGAAGGGCGACAAGAAGGACGAAGAGACCGTACGGGCGGGCCGGCGTACCGTCGCGATCACCCGCCCTGACAAAGTCCTCTTCCCGGACGACGGCATCACGAAGCTGGACGTGGCCGAGCACTACCGCGCCGTCGCCCAGCGCGCGCTGCCGCACCTGCGCGGCCGCCCGCTGATGATGGAGCGTCATCCGGACGGCATCGGCGGCCGGCCCCTGATGCAGAAGAACGCGCCGGACCACTTCCCCGACTGGATCCGCACCTCCGTGCAGGAGAAGGCCGGCGGCAAGGTCACGCACGTCGTCTGCGACGACGCCGCCACCCTCGTCTACCTGGCCGGGCAGGCCTCCCTCACCCAGCACCGCTGGCTCTCACGGGAGGACGCCCCCCACGACCCCGATCTCCTGATCTTCGACCTCGACCCCTCGGAGGGCGCCGGCTTCGAGGACGTGCGCTGGGCGGCCGCCCGGGTCTGCGAGCTGTGGGACGAGGTCGGACTGCCCACCCGACTGATGACCACCGGATCGCGCGGACTGCACGTCATCGCGCCGCTGGACGCCAAGTCCGACTACGACGCGGTACGCGACTTCGCGCACCGCGCCGCCGAACTGCTCGCCGGCCGCCACCCGGACCGGCTCACCACCGAGCAGCGCAAGGCCGACCGCCCCACGAAGGGCGGCCGGGGCCGGATCTACCTCGACGTGCAGCGCAACGCCTACGCCCAGACCGCGGTCGCGCCCTACAGCGTGCGCGCCAAGCCGGGCGCGCCGGTGGCCATGCCCCTCACCCGGGACGAACTCGACGACCCCGGCCTGACCGCCCGGCGCTGGACGCTGCGTACCACCCCCGAACGCCTGGAGGCGGCCGATCCATGGTCCGGGGACGGCTGGCGCGCCCGGTCGGTGAGCGCGGCGGCGAAACGACTGCCGGCGGAGTGA